One Parageobacillus sp. KH3-4 genomic region harbors:
- a CDS encoding acyl-CoA dehydrogenase family protein, whose amino-acid sequence MTAAYLREEHHIFRDAFRKFLEKEAYPYYSEWEQKGIIPRSFWTKMGENGFLCPWVDETYGGFNADFAYSVVINEELEKVGSSMVGIGLHNDIVVPYLASYGTEEQKRKWLPKCVSGEIITAIAMTEPGAGSDLAGISTTASKDGDYYIVNGQKTFITNGIHADLVVVACKTNPDAKPPHRGISLLVIERDTPGFTRGRKLDKVGLRAQDTAELFFHDAKVPKENLLGEEGKGFYYLMEKLQQERLIVAIAAQTAAEVMFELTKRYVKQRSAFGKRISEFQTVQFRLAEMATEISIGRTFVDRVIEEHMQGKSVVAHVSMAKWWITEMAKRIAAESMQLHGGYGYMEEYEIARRYRDIPVSAIYAGTNEMMKTIIARNLEL is encoded by the coding sequence ATGACCGCTGCATATTTACGCGAAGAGCACCATATTTTCCGCGATGCCTTTCGCAAGTTTTTAGAAAAAGAAGCGTATCCGTACTATTCGGAATGGGAACAAAAAGGAATCATTCCCCGTTCGTTTTGGACGAAAATGGGAGAAAACGGTTTTCTCTGTCCGTGGGTCGATGAAACGTACGGTGGCTTCAATGCGGATTTTGCGTATTCGGTTGTGATTAACGAGGAATTAGAAAAAGTTGGTTCGAGTATGGTCGGCATCGGCTTGCATAACGATATTGTCGTTCCGTATCTCGCTTCTTACGGTACGGAAGAACAAAAGCGAAAGTGGCTCCCGAAGTGCGTATCCGGCGAAATCATTACAGCGATTGCGATGACCGAGCCGGGAGCTGGATCGGACTTGGCGGGGATTTCCACAACGGCGAGCAAAGACGGCGATTACTACATCGTCAACGGACAAAAAACGTTTATTACCAACGGCATTCATGCCGACTTAGTCGTTGTTGCCTGCAAAACAAATCCGGACGCCAAACCGCCGCATAGAGGTATCAGCCTTCTTGTCATCGAGCGCGATACCCCGGGGTTTACGCGCGGAAGAAAGCTTGACAAAGTCGGGCTGCGCGCGCAAGATACGGCCGAACTGTTTTTTCACGATGCGAAAGTGCCGAAAGAAAACTTGCTTGGCGAAGAAGGAAAAGGATTTTATTACTTGATGGAAAAGCTCCAGCAAGAGCGGCTTATAGTGGCGATTGCCGCGCAGACGGCGGCGGAAGTCATGTTTGAGTTGACGAAGAGATATGTAAAGCAGCGGTCGGCGTTTGGAAAGCGAATTAGCGAGTTTCAAACCGTCCAATTCCGCCTTGCCGAAATGGCGACGGAAATCTCCATCGGCCGGACGTTTGTCGATCGCGTCATTGAGGAACATATGCAAGGGAAAAGTGTGGTGGCGCACGTTTCCATGGCGAAATGGTGGATTACGGAAATGGCGAAGCGCATTGCTGCGGAAAGTATGCAGCTCCATGGGGGCTACGGGTATATGGAAGAATACGAGATTGCTAGACGATACCGCGATATCCCCGTCAGCGCGATTTACGCCGGAACAAACGAAATGATGAAAACAATTATTGCGAGAAACCTGGAGTTATAG
- a CDS encoding BCCT family transporter produces MKKTTSVFYFSIAIAALFIFWGMIPANKLPDYNLGAVSTAVHSFLIDKFGWFYLLAATTFLVFCLFLIFSKYGNIRLGADDEKPEYSNITWFAMLFSAGMGIGLVFWGVAEPISHYYEPPAGEGGTPEAARTAMRYAFFHWGLHPWAIYGVIALALAYFQFRKKEPGVISRALRPIFGDKTNGAVGVAIDTLSVYATTFGVATSLGLGAIQIGGGLSHLFPSITNNFTTQLMIIIIVTFLFMLSAQTGLNKGIKILSDMNIILAVLLMFFLLFAGPTNFIMDVFTTTIGSYLQNLPSMSFQLAPFEQSDWPKSWTIFYWAWWIAWAPFVGTFIARISKGRTIREFMIGVLAVPTVFSALWFSIFGGSALYLEQFRHIEIMDVMNEKGMETALFFMLYQFPLGAILSGLAILLICTFFVTSADSATFVLSMQTTNGMLNPPNSVKFIWGIVQAAAAVILLWTGGLEALQTASIIAAFPFAIIMILIVISLIRSFQKEPIAKKRI; encoded by the coding sequence ATGAAAAAAACAACAAGCGTATTTTATTTCTCAATAGCGATTGCTGCTTTATTTATTTTTTGGGGGATGATTCCTGCCAACAAGCTGCCCGATTATAACTTGGGTGCTGTCAGTACAGCGGTGCATTCCTTTTTAATTGATAAATTCGGCTGGTTTTATTTATTGGCGGCGACAACATTTCTTGTTTTTTGTTTATTTTTAATCTTTTCGAAGTACGGCAATATTCGTCTTGGTGCGGACGATGAGAAGCCGGAATATAGCAACATCACATGGTTTGCAATGTTATTTAGTGCCGGTATGGGAATCGGGTTAGTGTTTTGGGGGGTGGCTGAACCAATTTCCCATTATTACGAGCCACCTGCCGGAGAAGGAGGAACGCCGGAAGCGGCGCGCACGGCGATGCGGTACGCCTTTTTCCATTGGGGGCTGCATCCGTGGGCAATTTATGGCGTAATTGCGCTGGCGCTTGCATATTTCCAATTTCGCAAAAAAGAACCAGGTGTCATTAGCCGCGCATTGCGGCCAATATTTGGCGACAAAACAAATGGCGCTGTCGGTGTCGCGATTGATACGCTCTCTGTATACGCAACGACCTTTGGCGTTGCAACTTCGTTAGGGCTTGGAGCAATTCAAATTGGCGGAGGATTGTCACATTTATTTCCATCAATAACAAATAACTTTACAACTCAATTGATGATTATTATCATTGTTACATTTTTATTTATGCTTTCCGCGCAAACAGGATTGAATAAAGGAATTAAAATATTGAGCGATATGAACATCATTCTTGCCGTTCTGCTGATGTTTTTTTTGCTTTTTGCTGGCCCGACGAACTTTATTATGGACGTATTTACAACAACAATTGGTTCTTATTTGCAAAACTTGCCGTCCATGAGTTTTCAGTTGGCGCCGTTTGAACAAAGCGACTGGCCAAAATCGTGGACAATTTTTTATTGGGCATGGTGGATCGCGTGGGCGCCGTTTGTTGGAACGTTTATCGCCCGCATTTCCAAAGGGCGCACAATTCGCGAATTTATGATCGGAGTGTTAGCTGTACCAACAGTATTCAGCGCCTTATGGTTTTCCATTTTCGGCGGTTCAGCGCTATATTTAGAACAATTTCGACATATTGAGATTATGGATGTTATGAATGAAAAAGGAATGGAAACAGCTCTGTTTTTCATGTTGTACCAGTTTCCGCTCGGTGCGATTTTATCTGGGCTGGCGATTTTACTCATTTGCACATTTTTCGTCACATCAGCCGATTCAGCTACGTTCGTTCTCAGTATGCAAACAACAAATGGGATGTTGAACCCACCAAATTCCGTAAAATTTATTTGGGGGATCGTTCAAGCGGCAGCCGCTGTCATCTTGCTTTGGACAGGCGGTTTAGAAGCGCTGCAAACCGCATCGATCATCGCGGCGTTTCCGTTTGCGATCATCATGATTTTGATCGTCATCTCGTTAATTCGTTCGTTTCAAAAAGAGCCTATTGCCAAAAAACGAATATAA
- the hfq gene encoding RNA chaperone Hfq has protein sequence MKNSINIQDQFLNQLRKEGTQVTVFLLNGFQLRGYIKGFDNFTVLLEVQGKQQLIYKHAISTFAPEKNVQFETE, from the coding sequence ATGAAAAATTCGATTAACATTCAAGACCAATTTTTAAATCAATTGCGAAAAGAAGGAACACAAGTCACCGTATTTTTATTGAATGGTTTTCAGCTCCGAGGTTATATCAAAGGGTTTGACAATTTTACTGTGCTGTTGGAAGTTCAAGGAAAACAACAGCTCATTTATAAGCATGCGATTTCTACGTTCGCGCCGGAAAAAAATGTTCAATTTGAGACAGAGTAA
- the miaA gene encoding tRNA (adenosine(37)-N6)-dimethylallyltransferase MiaA gives MGEKLVVIIGPTAVGKTKLSIVLAKRLHGEIISGDSMQIYKGMDIGTAKIKPEEMEGIPHHLLDIKEPWESFSVVEFQHLARSLIHEISERGRLPMIVGGTGLYIQSVIYDYRFSAAPSDEAYRRQLRQIAKDKGEMALYDMLKGVDPESAARIHPRNIRRVIRALEIYHCTGKTMTEWQQGQTKKLLYDAAIIGLTMKREQLYRRINERVDEMLAEGLLEEAKALYDRGIRNCQSVQAIGYKELYAYFEGRVSLEEAIEQLKQNSRRYAKRQLTWFRNQMPVQWFDMTDVAKFDEKAEEIFQYVAGKLQLEANI, from the coding sequence ATGGGAGAGAAGCTTGTCGTCATCATCGGACCGACCGCCGTAGGAAAAACGAAGCTAAGCATTGTTTTAGCGAAACGGTTACATGGAGAAATTATCAGCGGCGATTCGATGCAAATTTATAAAGGAATGGACATCGGCACGGCGAAAATTAAACCGGAGGAAATGGAAGGGATTCCGCATCATTTGCTTGACATTAAAGAACCGTGGGAATCGTTTTCCGTCGTCGAATTTCAACATCTTGCACGTTCGCTTATTCATGAAATTTCCGAGCGTGGACGCCTGCCGATGATTGTCGGCGGCACGGGGCTTTACATTCAATCCGTCATTTATGACTACCGTTTTTCGGCGGCTCCTTCCGATGAGGCATATCGTCGCCAACTTCGGCAGATCGCCAAGGATAAAGGAGAAATGGCCCTTTACGACATGCTGAAAGGGGTTGATCCGGAAAGCGCAGCGCGGATCCATCCACGCAATATTCGCCGCGTCATCCGCGCGCTAGAAATATATCATTGCACGGGTAAGACGATGACGGAATGGCAGCAGGGACAAACAAAAAAGCTTCTTTACGATGCGGCGATTATTGGACTGACAATGAAACGTGAACAGCTGTATCGTCGTATTAATGAACGGGTAGACGAAATGCTTGCCGAAGGGCTGCTGGAAGAAGCGAAGGCATTATACGACCGCGGCATTCGCAATTGCCAATCCGTCCAAGCGATTGGTTATAAGGAGCTGTATGCCTATTTTGAGGGGCGCGTCTCTTTAGAAGAAGCGATTGAACAGCTGAAACAAAACTCACGACGCTACGCGAAGCGACAACTCACATGGTTTCGCAATCAAATGCCTGTGCAATGGTTCGATATGACCGATGTAGCAAAGTTTGACGAGAAAGCGGAGGAAATTTTTCAATACGTAGCAGGAAAGCTTCAATTAGAAGCGAATATATAA
- a CDS encoding methyl-accepting chemotaxis protein — protein MNMTVRKKLTAGFGVIYLLLVILVGFAYYEISTIDANYTRLVHDKVPNVVNVKQLEIAIRREQGSMRGYLLIGDETSLTNFTAAHNEYKKLSKELEKTLTRTDTKELLARLNELEQRFYELGQKSFQLKNENNVEAYTQLIATTGRDITTQFDTVAQQLTEIQQRDMKQASEATTSESKAIKSWMIIIGIAALVLGSIVTFYISRILSRPLLTLSEAAKRIADGDLTGKKIVVHNRDEIGELAASFNQMARNLRDVLEQVTMSAEQVASSSEQLTASAEQTSKATEQIALTIQDVAAGVEKQVQSVEETSEKIEQMSEGIQQISERAQNVSAIAMQTSEKASEGVKTVQTAVAQMNTVNDTVERLAGVVKGLGNRSEQIGKITEVISGIAAQTNLLALNAAIEAARAGEHGRGFAVVADEVRKLAEQSAQSAQQIASLIAMIQEETNEAVQSMETVQKEVANGTGAISTSGEAFRQIQTSVHEVAAQIQDVSASVQQMSAAVEQVAQSMQLVTQIAESAAAGTQEVSASTEEQLASMEEISASSASLAKMAEDLQSLVKRFNV, from the coding sequence ATGAACATGACTGTAAGAAAGAAACTGACAGCAGGATTTGGCGTGATATATTTGTTGTTAGTGATACTTGTCGGTTTTGCTTACTATGAAATTTCCACGATTGATGCTAATTATACGCGCCTTGTCCATGATAAAGTTCCAAATGTTGTTAATGTTAAACAGTTGGAAATTGCTATTCGGCGCGAACAAGGAAGCATGCGCGGCTATTTGCTTATCGGCGATGAAACATCATTAACCAACTTTACGGCAGCGCACAATGAGTATAAAAAACTAAGCAAAGAATTAGAAAAAACGTTGACAAGAACAGACACAAAAGAATTGCTCGCGAGATTGAATGAATTGGAACAGCGGTTTTACGAACTAGGACAAAAGTCGTTTCAATTGAAGAACGAAAACAATGTCGAGGCATATACACAGCTAATAGCCACGACGGGTAGAGACATTACAACGCAATTTGACACCGTGGCACAGCAGCTGACGGAAATTCAGCAAAGAGATATGAAGCAGGCGAGTGAAGCGACGACATCGGAATCTAAGGCCATTAAATCATGGATGATCATCATTGGGATAGCGGCACTTGTGCTTGGCAGCATTGTTACCTTTTACATCAGCCGCATCCTTTCCCGCCCGCTTCTTACTCTTTCTGAAGCGGCAAAACGAATTGCCGATGGCGATTTGACCGGAAAGAAAATTGTCGTTCACAACCGTGACGAAATCGGAGAACTGGCGGCATCGTTTAACCAAATGGCAAGAAATTTGCGTGATGTACTAGAGCAAGTGACGATGAGCGCCGAACAAGTCGCGTCGTCTTCTGAACAATTGACAGCAAGCGCCGAACAGACAAGCAAGGCGACGGAACAAATTGCGTTAACCATTCAAGATGTTGCCGCAGGTGTGGAAAAACAGGTGCAAAGCGTAGAAGAAACATCCGAAAAGATCGAGCAAATGTCTGAAGGAATTCAACAAATTTCCGAACGCGCACAAAACGTGTCGGCGATTGCGATGCAAACGTCGGAAAAAGCGTCGGAAGGCGTAAAAACAGTTCAAACGGCCGTCGCGCAAATGAATACAGTCAATGATACCGTTGAGCGCCTTGCAGGGGTCGTAAAAGGATTAGGAAATCGTTCTGAACAAATCGGAAAAATTACCGAAGTGATCAGCGGAATTGCTGCGCAGACGAATCTTTTGGCGCTGAACGCGGCGATTGAAGCCGCGCGGGCAGGCGAGCATGGACGAGGCTTTGCGGTTGTGGCCGATGAAGTGCGGAAATTGGCTGAACAATCGGCACAGTCGGCGCAACAAATTGCTTCGCTAATCGCGATGATTCAAGAGGAAACAAACGAAGCTGTTCAATCGATGGAAACGGTGCAAAAAGAAGTGGCGAATGGCACCGGTGCTATCAGCACATCCGGAGAAGCTTTTCGACAAATTCAGACCTCTGTTCATGAAGTTGCGGCGCAAATTCAAGACGTTTCCGCTTCCGTACAGCAAATGTCAGCTGCTGTGGAACAAGTAGCGCAATCGATGCAGCTAGTGACGCAAATTGCCGAATCCGCCGCGGCGGGAACGCAAGAAGTATCGGCGTCAACAGAAGAACAGCTTGCATCGATGGAGGAAATTTCTGCTTCGTCTGCTTCTTTGGCAAAAATGGCAGAAGACTTGCAATCACTTGTAAAACGATTCAACGTGTAG
- the spoVK gene encoding stage V sporulation protein K produces MSELTMNKAKGQINVVLNSKNINHLVKDDRNEIINYEEHRVLKDIQKELDQLIGLDHVKKIIKEIYAWLYINKVRKENGLKSNKQALHMIFKGNPGTGKTTVARLLGKLFFEMNVLSKGHFIEAERADLVGEYIGHTANKTRDLIKRARGGILFIDEAYSLARGGEKDFGKEAIDTLVKGMEDYCDDLVVILAGYPKEMDYFLSLNPGLPSRFPLTIEFPDYTVDELVKIAKQMLREREYEFTPEAERKLYYHMEEMLEAKQCGKFSNGRYVRNLIEKAIRKQAVRLLHEGKYDKKELALIRGRDLIVGT; encoded by the coding sequence TTGTCGGAATTGACGATGAACAAAGCAAAAGGGCAAATTAATGTTGTCCTCAATTCGAAAAATATTAATCATCTTGTCAAAGACGATCGGAATGAAATAATTAATTACGAGGAGCATCGCGTGTTAAAAGATATCCAAAAAGAACTGGATCAACTGATCGGGCTTGATCATGTCAAAAAAATCATTAAAGAAATTTATGCGTGGCTATATATTAACAAAGTTCGCAAAGAAAATGGGCTAAAATCGAATAAGCAGGCGCTTCATATGATTTTTAAAGGAAATCCCGGCACGGGGAAAACGACGGTGGCGCGTTTGTTGGGAAAACTGTTTTTTGAAATGAACGTTCTTTCAAAAGGGCATTTTATTGAGGCGGAACGGGCCGATTTAGTCGGAGAATATATCGGGCATACGGCAAACAAGACGAGAGATTTAATTAAAAGGGCGCGCGGCGGCATTTTGTTTATCGATGAAGCGTATTCCCTCGCGCGCGGCGGGGAAAAAGACTTTGGAAAAGAAGCAATCGACACGCTTGTAAAAGGAATGGAAGATTATTGCGATGATTTAGTTGTCATTTTGGCGGGGTATCCGAAAGAGATGGACTATTTTTTATCATTAAATCCAGGGTTGCCTTCCCGTTTTCCATTAACCATCGAGTTCCCTGATTATACGGTCGATGAACTGGTGAAAATCGCCAAACAAATGTTGCGCGAACGGGAGTACGAATTCACGCCGGAAGCGGAGCGAAAACTATATTATCATATGGAAGAAATGCTTGAGGCGAAACAGTGCGGAAAATTCAGCAACGGGCGCTATGTGCGCAACTTGATTGAAAAAGCGATTCGCAAACAGGCGGTGCGCTTGTTACACGAAGGGAAATATGATAAAAAGGAGCTAGCGCTGATCCGCGGTCGGGATCTTATAGTAGGCACGTAA
- a CDS encoding MDR family MFS transporter translates to MNSKISVMVSIVLAMLVASMDTTIMNTTMPIIAKELGGFSLYAWSFASYMITTTVLSPIAGRLSDIFGRKKVFSFGIILFLIGSLLCGMSQNMVQLVIFRALQGIGAGFMMPFPAIIAGDLFPIEKRGKIQAFFTAMWGISAVLAPLLGSLFVEYASWRWIFYINIPLCLLSLLTLLPYKEVYEPKQAAIDYIGAALFATAISLFLLTTVVESNYWTYGVIGAVLLVVFYLYEKKQASPLVPLALVQHKTLKWMNMNGFVSCVALFGTSSYIPLFLQNIVHQSVFVSGVALLGMSIGWMIAAVPAGKWILRYGYRILLIIGNVLLVLSGLLLALLNESYGFLYVFFVMFIQGLSFGLTSTVGIIGSQQLADAHEKGIATSFFMFCRNIGTAIGVTIMGAFLTKAADFMTGIHHLFLFGFIGSIVALVTSLFIYDESEQEKNNLFRSGEML, encoded by the coding sequence GTGAATAGCAAAATATCTGTAATGGTAAGCATTGTGCTCGCGATGCTCGTGGCATCGATGGATACAACAATCATGAATACGACGATGCCGATTATTGCGAAAGAACTCGGAGGATTTTCTCTTTACGCGTGGTCGTTTGCCTCTTACATGATTACGACGACCGTTCTTTCTCCAATCGCCGGGAGGCTTTCCGACATTTTTGGGAGAAAGAAAGTGTTTAGCTTCGGCATTATTTTATTTCTAATCGGTTCTCTTCTTTGCGGGATGTCGCAAAATATGGTTCAGCTTGTTATATTCCGCGCGCTGCAAGGAATTGGCGCTGGTTTTATGATGCCGTTTCCTGCCATCATTGCCGGGGATTTGTTTCCAATTGAAAAGCGCGGCAAAATTCAAGCGTTTTTTACGGCGATGTGGGGGATTTCCGCCGTTTTGGCGCCGCTGTTAGGATCGTTGTTTGTCGAATACGCATCATGGCGCTGGATTTTTTATATTAATATCCCGCTTTGCTTGCTTTCCTTGCTCACACTATTGCCATATAAAGAAGTGTACGAACCAAAGCAGGCGGCGATTGACTACATCGGAGCGGCATTATTTGCGACCGCGATCAGCCTTTTTCTGTTGACGACGGTGGTCGAAAGCAACTATTGGACGTATGGCGTTATTGGCGCTGTGCTATTAGTTGTTTTTTACTTATATGAAAAAAAGCAAGCGTCTCCGCTTGTTCCATTGGCGCTCGTGCAGCATAAAACGTTAAAATGGATGAACATGAACGGGTTTGTCAGCTGTGTCGCTTTATTCGGTACATCAAGCTACATACCGCTATTTTTGCAAAATATCGTGCACCAATCGGTGTTTGTGAGCGGTGTCGCCCTTTTAGGCATGTCGATTGGTTGGATGATTGCGGCTGTACCGGCAGGAAAATGGATTTTACGTTACGGGTATCGCATTTTATTGATTATCGGAAACGTTCTTCTTGTGCTTTCTGGACTGTTGCTTGCGCTTTTAAATGAAAGCTACGGATTTTTGTACGTCTTTTTTGTCATGTTCATTCAAGGGCTATCGTTTGGATTAACATCTACCGTCGGTATCATCGGTTCGCAGCAGCTTGCCGATGCACATGAAAAGGGAATCGCGACTTCGTTTTTCATGTTTTGTCGCAATATTGGCACAGCCATTGGCGTCACGATTATGGGTGCCTTTTTAACGAAAGCGGCCGATTTTATGACAGGCATCCATCATCTGTTTTTGTTTGGTTTTATCGGCAGTATTGTCGCTTTAGTCACATCGTTGTTCATTTACGATGAGTCGGAACAAGAAAAAAATAATTTGTTTCGTTCTGGAGAGATGCTCTAA